One Methylorubrum extorquens genomic window, GGCGACGGTGGCAACCGGCTTCGTCGGCGGCGTGGTCTCGCTGTTCCTGGCCCGCTTCGCCCTCGGCTTCGGCGAGGGCGCCACCTTCCCCACCGCCACGCGGGCGATGCAGTCCTGGGTGGCCAAGGACCAGCGCGGCTTCGCGCAGGGCATCACCCACTCTTTCGCCCGCTTCGGCAACGCCATCACGCCGCCGATGGTGGTGCTGATGATGGCCTATGTCGGCTGGCGCGGCGCCTTCGTCGTACTCGGCATCGTCAGCTTCGCCTGGGTGCTGGTGTGGGTATTCTACTACCGGGACGACCCACGCGAGCATAAGGCCGTCACGAACGAGGATCTGGAGCGGCTGGCGATCCATGACCGAACGGCGAAGCCCGCCGCCAAACCGCCGGTGCCGTGGCGCCGGCTGATCCCGCGCATGGCACCCGTCACGCTGACCTATTTCTGCTACGGCTGGTCGCTGTGGCTCTACCTCAACTGGCTGCCCTCGTTCTTCAAGGACGGCTACGGCCTCGACATCAAGAATTCGGCCCTGTTCGCCTCGGGCGTGTTCTTTGCCGGCGTCGTCGGCGACACGCTCGGCGGCGTGATCTCCGACCGCATCCTGAAGAAGACCGGCGACCTGCAGAAGGCGCGCCGCAACGTGATCTGCTTCGGCATGCTGGGCGCCGCCGCCTGCCTCGCGGGCGTGTTCTTCACCAAGGAGTTGACCCTGGTGGCGCTGCTGCTCAGCGGCGGCTTCTTCTTCCTCGAACTGGTGATCGGGCCGATCTGGTCGGTGCCGATGGACATCGCGCCCCAATATGCCGGTACCGCGAGCGGGCTGATGAATTTCGGCTCGGCGTTTGCCGCGATCGTCTCGCCGCTCACCTTCGGCCTGATCGTGGATCTCACCGGCAACTGGATCCTGCCGTTTGCCGGGTCGGTCGGCCTGCTGCTTCTGGGCGCGGGCCTCGCCTTCACCATGCATCCCGAGCGCCCGTTCGAGGATGAACCGGCGCCCCTGACACCGCAGGTGGTGCCGGCGGAGTAGGACCGTCCCGTCGCCGCGCTCTCCCCGCGGCGACGGTTCAGGGCAGGGGGAAGCGGCGCTGGAGGTCAGCCAGCATCTCGACCGCCTCGTTCGAGATGCCCGCCTCCCGTACGGCCGTGAGGCTGCGGTCCTCGAGTCCCGGTGCGGTCGCCGGCTCGAACTGACGGCGATGGGCCTGATCGAGGATGTCGGCGATCCGGTCGCCGACCGCCAGGGCGATCGCGGTTGAATCCGGCCCCTCCGAGCGGTGGGCGTGCATGCGCTGGAGCGCGTCGGCGATCTGCCGCTCGAAGGCTTCGAACAGGGCCCCGGCCGCCTGTGGGCTCATCCGCATCAGGGCGCCCGCAGCGGCGCAGTACGTCTCCTTGAGCATGTACAGGGTCAGGCGGTCGATGGCCTGTTCGTCTTCGTCCCCCGGCTTCGCCATGCGCTCTGTGTCCCGTATCCTCGGTTCCGAACCCATGGCCCTGCCGCGACGAAGGGACAAGAGACCGGCCCCCCTTTAAAGGATCAGGCACGGGACCTGCCAAGCCCGAGACGGAGCGGAAAGCGAGCGCGGGGCCGTCGGCGTGCCGCGCCTCCGCCGTCGAACGGACGGATCGTCACCCGTGGGTTGGCCCGGCTCACCACGCTCAGCGCCGCGTTGGTGTCAGGGGGAGAGGGCGTTCGGCGGCATTGCATCACCGCTTCGTCGAACCGCGCTCGCGTCCGGCCTTCGAGCGGGACGGTGCAGGCGTCCCCGCCGTCCACTCGGGGACGGCGGGGGGTGTCGTTCGCACGACCGAGCCGATACGCAACGTGGCTCCCCAGTAGACTGACCGCGACCGGTTAGCCGACGGTCAATGCCGAAAACGGGCCGCGTGCCGGAACGGGACCGTCTCACGCATCCGGCGTGGCCGGCCGGGGAGCGGGCGCGAAGACGAGGCGCTGGTAGACGAGACCGATGCCGATCAGGCAGCCGCCGAGCCCGAGGAAGGACAGCGCCCGCAGCGGCCCCTCCAGGCCCGAGAGGTCGAACAGGAACACCTTGAGCGTCGCCAGCCCCACCAGCACGGCGGAGGCCAGCCGCGCGGTCGCCGACCCGCGCAGGATGCCGTAGCCGAGGGCGACGAGGCCCAGGCCGAGCCATACCGCCGAGTAGGCGTACCACTCCGCCTGCCCGGTCTCCCGGTCGAGCCCGAGCCGCTCGCCCTGGAAGCCGTGGCGTACGGCAAGGCACAGGGCGAGGAAGCTCAGGGCCAGCCCCAGGCCGCCGGCCATGCGCACGAACCAGACGGGCCGCACGTCTTGTCCCGCCTGCCGCGCCGCCCGCGCCAGGGCGAAGGCCGCCGCCGCCGGCAGGGCGTAGGCGAGCACGGCGTCGTTCAGGATGAGCCCGCCCGTGACTGGCTCGTCGGTGAGGAGCGGGTTGGCGGCGAGCCCGAGACCCAGCGCGCCCTGGAACAGGGCGAGGCAGGCGAAGGCGAGGCCGCCGAAGCGGATCACCGGCGAGGCCGAGGGACCGGAGAACCGCACCAGCACCAGGGAGAAGCCGAGGGCGGTCAGCGTCGTCAGACCCTGTTCCAGCACGCTCGTACCCGGATCGGCCAGGGTGCCGCCATGGAGCGTGTGACGGATCTCCAAGAAGACGAACAGGCCCGAGAGCAGAAGGCTCAAGGCCTGCGCTACCTGCTCCGGGATGTCCGCCGGGCGATCCGGTCGGCGGATCGCCCAGGCGGCAAGGCCGAAGCACAGGGCCGGCAGGCCGTAGGCGGTCACGAGCCCGTTGAGGATGAGCCGGTCCGACAGGCCGCCCTGGATCAGCGCCGGATCCCAGGCGAGCCGCGCGGCGACGATGACGGCCAGACCTGCCACGCACCAGCGCAGGGCCGGGATATCGAGGCGCCGGGCGATCAGGCCGGTGGCGAGCGCCGCCCCGGCGAGGGCCGGCGTCAGCGAGCCGCCCGCGAGGGCGAAGACGAGGCCGAGGCACAGGCTCGCCACCGCCGCCGCGGCGAAGGCGCCGAGCCCGAGGTCAAGGGCCGGGGAGGGGGTCGCGTCGCCCTGCCGTCGGCACAGGACGGCAAGACCGCAGAATCCGGCGGCCAGCCCCCCCGCGGCGGCGGCGAAGTCCGGCGCCACCGCGCCGCCCGTGATTCGCAGATAGGCCAGGGCGAGTGCCGCGAGGGGCGCCCCCGCCGCGCCCGCCGCGAAGGCCAGCGCAGTGACGTAGGGCAGGCGGCTGGCCCCCAGGAGCCGCAGCGCGCCGAGACCCGCGACCGCGAGCGATCCGGCCAAGGCCAGTGCCAGCAGCAGGCCGGGATGGTCCGTGCCGGACCAGAGGAAGAAGAAGGGGGCGTTCAAAGGCTCGGCCGCCTCCGGCCAGAGCACGAGGGCGCCGGCGAGCGTCAGGGCCGCGACGACGCCCCCTGCGGCGGCGGGCGCGGCGATGAAACCCGCAAGCGCGGGCAGCACGGTCGCCGCCAGGGCGGCGGCGGCCCAACCCAGGCCGCCGCCCGCATGCGCCGTCAGGCCGAGCACCGCCAGCGCCACGCCCCCCGTCACCGTGAGGGCGAGGGCGGCGAAGCGGTCGAGGCGCGCTTGCTCATCGGGCACGCCGCGCCCCGGCAGGACGGCGAAGACGAGGATCGCCAGCGCCTGCTGCAGCACGAGGTGAACCTGCACGGCGACACTCTCACCGGGCAGGACGGTGAGGAACAGGGCCCAGGCCGCCGCGCCGACGCCGCCCGCTACCGCGAGCGCACGCCAGCCCTTCAGCCAGGCGAAGGCGTAGGCGCTGCCTGCCACCACAGGCAGGTAGAGGGCGAGCGGCCAAAGGCTCGTCCCCCCGCCCCCGACGAGAAGCGGCGTGGCGAGCGCACCGACGAGGCCGATCCCGGCGAGCGCCGGCCCGTGCAGCAGGGCGGCGACCATGGCGGCGAGGCCCGTCGCCGCCAATCCCGCGAAGGCCAGGCCCGGCCCGATGAAGCCGTAGAGGGCGTGCGCGGCGTAGACCGCGCCGAACAGGCCGACCGTGCCGGCGGCGGTGACCATGGCCGGCACATCGGGCCAGATCGGAGGCACAGGCTCCGATCCGCGCAGGCGCCGTCTCAGGAACTCTCCGAGCCCGACGAGGCCGAAGGCGAGGGCAAGAGCGCCCGCGATACGCACGCCCGGCCCGAACAGGCCGCGCTCGGCCGAGTAGCGCACGAGCAGCACCGCGCCGAAGGCGAGGGCGAGGCCGCCGACCCACACGGTCCAGCGGGTGCCGAAGCGCTCCTCGATGGAGGGGGCGGGGGCCGAAATCGGCCGCTCCCGTGCCACGGCTGGAACGGCACTGCGCGGCGGTGCGGGCGGGGAGACGGGCGACGGAGCGGGTGGCACCGCTTCAGGCGCCGCTTCCGGACGAACCGGCTCCGGCGCAGGGATCGGAGCTGCGATGGGCTTGGCGCCGGCGATCGGACGCGCCTCCACCAGAGCGAGGCGCCGCTCGAGCACCCGGATATGGTGGCGCTGCCGCAATGCCAGCAGCAGGCCGGCCGGACCGGACAGCGCGAGCGCCAGCACGATCAGTGCCGCGCTCAGGAAAAAACTATCGTCCATAGGCCGACCGTCCGATACGGGAGCGGCGAAGCTAGAGCGCATTCCGACGACGTGAAAACCGGTTCGTCGAAAGAATGCGCGTCAAAACAAGGATCTAGAGACGCCGGCCTGATGCAATCAGGTTGGATACGGCTCTAGCCTCGTTTCCGGCCCTTACGGGTGCGGGGGCTCACACGCTCGTGAAATCGCGGTGTCACGATTCCTACGGATCGCGCGATCTTGCAAATGCTTGGCGGTTCAGGTGTTCGCAGCGGATGCCCGCGCGATGCCCCCTCAGCGGACGAAGGCGAGATGAAGACGGCAACCCTCGCGTTCGACGACGGCGCAACGACAATCGATTTTCAGGCAGTCGATGGATAAGCGCACAGAATCAGGAACGACGACACCTGGGCCAACCTCGACATCGACACCATCGGGTGTCTCATCCCAAATGAGACATCCGATATCATTGCGACTCCCTGAGGATGAAATCAGTCCTACTTTGAAAGCGTCCTGCAGAAATAAGTCACGGTAACCTGCTAACATCGGTTAACTCCGCGATTGTTTCAGATCCGCGTCCAAACTTTACGGTTAATGACCACTGAAATCACGCGGAAAATGATTACTTGAAGTACAAAAAACCTGTTGCACAACGGGCAAGTTCATGGAAGCCGACCAGGGAGTCCCAATTCGTTCTTCAGCTAAGTGCTTCTCATTCTGGTCTTTCGGCGCCATGACGGTCACACGACGCGCGCCCATCGAGAGAGGGAATCGGGGCATCGGGCCTGCCGCGTGCGGAGCCGCTGCCGGCCGAAGGCCCGCGCCGTCCACGTCAATCGTCCGGCCGCCGCGCCCAGCGACTTGACCCGCCCCGGCAGGAGCCTCACCATTCAGTCTACGCGCGTAGACTAAGGTACAAGAGGCGTGGCGACAGGCCGGTTGGCGAGCATCCCGTTCTTCAAGGAACCGGGTGTCGATCTCTCCCCATTCGAGACGCGCTGCCACTGGCGGCGCTTCGACGAGAACGAGACGCTCGTCGATTACGACGACATCTCCACCGACGTGTATTTCCTCGCCATGGGGGAAGTACGCATCCTCAACCGGTCGCAATCCGGCAAGGAGGTCATCCTCGGCGAGATGCGCACCGGCGCCTTCTTCGGCGAGTTGGCGGCGCTGGATGGCATCGGCCGTTCGGCCAACGTCACGGCGCTCACCCGCGGCGAGGTCTGCGTGGTGCCCGCCCCTGTCTTCCGCCAGATCGTGTTCGCCTCCGAGGCCATCGCCGACCGGCTGTTCCGCCTGCTCGCCAAGCGGGTGCGCGAGTTGAACACACGGCTGATGGAGCACGCGCTGCTCGACCTGCGCCACCGTCTCTACGCCGAACTGCTGCGCCTCTCCGTGCCGCGGGCCGGGCAGGGGAGCGATTCCGTGGGTGAGCGGGTGGTGACGCCGCCGCCCTACCACCACGTTCTGGCCGCCCGCATCGGCTGCCGCCGGGAGCAGGTGACACGCGAGTTCACGGTGATGGCGGGCGAGGGCCTGATCGACCGCACCCGGGGCGCCCTCGTCATCCGCCGCCCCGACCTGCTGGAGGCGCGGGTGCAGGAGGCGCTGCGCGAGGACGCCTGAGGCGTTCCGAGGCGCAGCTTCTCAGGGCAGGCTTCCCAAGGTACGTCGCCGAGATCCGTCGCGGCACCGGTTCGAAGATCCATCTTGCACGCAAGCACTCCCCTTCCGAACCAGAGGCTCCGCCTGGAGCGGGTCACCAAGCGCTTTTCCGCGCAGACGGCCGTCGATGCGGTCTCCCTCGACCTCGCGGAAGGTGAGTTCTTCTGTCTGCTCGGGCCGTCCGGCTGCGGCAAGAGCACCCTGCTGCGGATGGTGGCGGGGTTCGAGACGCCGGATTCCGGCACGATCCGCCTCGGTGAGACCGATCTGACGGCGCTGCCGCCCCACCGGCGGCCGGTCAACATGATGTTCCAGTCCTACGCGCTGTTCCCGCATATGAGCGTGGCGGCCAACCTCGCCTACGGCTTGAAGGGTCTGGGCCTGAGCCGGGCGCAGGCCGCCGGGCGGGTGAAGGATCTCCTCCGGCTCGTGCGGCTCGAAGGCTTCGAGGGGCGCCGCCCCGACACACTCTCGGGCGGCCAGCGCCAGCGGGTGGCCCTGGCCCGCGCACTCGCCCGCGAGCCGCGCCTCCTGCTTCTCGACGAGCCGCTCGGAGCGCTCGACCGCGCCCTGCGCGAGGAGACGCAAGCGGAATTGCGGGCGATCCAGCGGCGGCTCGGCACGAGCTTCATCGTCGTCACCCACGATGCCGCGGAAGCGATGGCGCTCGCCGACCGGATCGGAGTCATGGAGCGTGGACGCCTCGTGCAGGTGGGGCCGGCGCGCGCGCTCTACGAGCGCCCGGCAAGCCGCTACGTCGCGGGCCTGCTTGGCGACGTGAACCTGATCGACGGCCGCCTCGGGCGGGCCGAACCCGGCCGAATCCGCAGCGTCGAGACGGCTCTCGGCATCCTGCGCGCGAGCGGCGAGGGCGAGGCGGGCAACGCGGTGGTGATCGCGGTTCGGCCCGAGCGTCTGATCGTGCGCGGGGAGGGGGCCTCCGATGGGTTGTCCGGCCTTCTGAGCGAGGCGACCTTCCTCGGCGACCGCATCCGCTACCGGGTCGAGATGGCGAACGGCACGACGTTACGCGCCTCCGCCGCCCTGCCGGCGCCCGGCCCGATCCCGGCCGTCGGCAAGACCGTCACCCTCGAGGTGCCCGCCGAATCCGCGTGGATTCTGCCGGCATGAGCGAGTTCTCTCAGCGTCTGGGCCGTGGTCTCGTCCGGGGCTTGCCGCTGCTGTGGCTGGCGTTGTTCTTCCTCGTGCCCTTCGCGGTGACGCTGAAGATCAGCTTCTCCTCGCCGGCCACCGCGCAGCCGCCCTACCTGCCGGTGCTCGAATGGGATGGCGGCCTGGAGGGATGGCGCGAGTTCTTCGAGGCGCTCGACTTCCAGAACTACCAGATGATCGCAGCCGACGCGCTCTACCGCGATGCCGCCCTCTCCTCGCTGGGCTATGCCGCGCTCGCCACCGCGATCCTTGTCCTGATCGGCACGCCGACGGCCTACGCCATGGCCCGCGCCTCGGCGCGCTGGCAGCCGATCCTGGTGGCGCTCGTCATCGTGCCGTTCTGGACGAGTTTTCTGATCCGGGTCTATGCCTGGATCGCGATCCTGAAGCCCGAGGGCCTGCTCAACGCGGCCCTCCTGAAACTCGGCCTGATCGCCGCGCCGCTGCCGATCCTCGATTCGCCCTTCGGCGTGCTGATCGGTCTCGCTTACGCCTACCTGCCCTTCATGGTGCTGCCGCTCTACGCGGTGATGAGCCGGCTCGACCCGGCGCTCACCGAGGCTGCCGCCGATCTCGGCGCCTCGCGGGCGCGGGCCTTCTTCACCGTCACCCTGCCGCTCAGCCTGCCCGGCCTCGCCGCCGGGGCGCTGCTCTGCTTCATCCCGATGGTCGGCGAGTTCATCATCCCCGATCTGCTCGGCGGCTCCGACACGCTGATGCTCGGGCGCGTGCTGTGGAGCGAGTTCTTCTCCAACCGCGACTGGCCGCTCGCCTCCGCCGTAGCGGTGATACTGCTGATCCTCGTGGTCGGCCCCGTGGTGCTGTTTCGTGAGGCCGAGCTGCGCCGCGAGGAAGCGGCGGAGGGGGGAAGGCGATGAGCCTCTTCGCCCGCACGGCGCTCGCCCTCGCGCTGGCCTTCCTCTACGCGCCGATCCTCGTGCTGGTCGCCTATTCCTTCAACGATTCGAAGCTCGTGACCGTCTGGGGCGGGTTCTCGACGCGCTGGTACGGGGTGCTGTTCCGGGACGGGCCGCTGATCGCCTCGGCACTCGTCTCGCTCAAGGTCGCCGTCCTGTCGGCCGCGATCGCCGGGGTGCTCGGCACATGCGCCGCGCTGGCGCTCGACCGGCACGGGCGCTTTTTCGGGCGCGGCGCCTATACCGGGCTGCTCTACGCACCGATGGTGATGCCGGAAGTCATCACCGGTCTGTCGCTGCTGCTCCTCTTCGTCGGCATCGGCCTCGACCGGGGCATCGCGACGCTCGTCATCGCGCATGCGACCTTCGCCACGGGCTTCGTCGCGGTGGTGGTGGGTGCGCGCCTGAAAGGGCTCGACCGCTCCCTGGAGGAGGCTGCCGCCGACCTCGGCGCGGGGCCGGCCCGCGTCTTCCTCAGTATCACCCTGCCGCTGATCGCGCCCTCCGTCGCCGCCGGGTTCCTGCTCGCCTTCACCCTGTCTCTGGACGATCTCGTGATCGCGAGCTTCGTCTCGGGGCCCGGCGCCACCACCCTGCCAATGCGGATCTACAGCCAGGTCCGCCTCGGGGTGAACCCGGAGATCAACGCCGCCTCGACCCTGATGATCGCTGCCGTCGGCCTCGTGGTGCTGGGGGCCTCCTGGCTGACCGGGCGCAAGGGCACGGCGGTCTAGAGCATCGTCCCGAAAGGTGGTTGCCGGCTTTCGGAAAAAGACGATGCAAAAGCAATGGGCTAAAGCATCGTCCTGGATCCGATATCCAGGCTGATGCTTTAGCGATGGTCGCGCCCCGTCTCCCACTGTGCTAGCCCGCAATCCATGTCGAGCGATGCGCCGCGGGGCGTCTTCATCACCTTCGAGGGCGGCGAGGGGGCGGGCAAGTCCACCCAGATCGCGCGCCTCGCCGAGACCTTGCGAAGGGTGAGCGGGCGCGAGGTCGTGACCACCCGCGAGCCCGGCGGGACGGACCGGGCGGAAGCCCTGCGGGCGGCGCTGTTGCGGGGCGTGGCCAAGCCTTACGGGCCCTTCGCCGAGGCGCTGATGTTCGCCGCCGCCCGCATCGACCACATCGAGAATTTGATCAGCCCGGCCCTGAGCCGCGGCGCGATCGTGCTGTGCGACCGCTTCTCCGACTCGACCCGCGCCTATCAGGGCGCGGCCGGCGGCCTCGATCCGGCGCTGATCGACAGCCTGGAGCGAGTGACGCTCGAGGATTTGCGCCCCGACCTCACCCTGATCCTCGATCTGCCGCCCGAGGCCGGCCTCGCCCGGGCACAGCGGCGCGGGGCGGGCGAACCTGCCGACCGCTTCGAGGCCGAGGGCATGCGGTTCCACGAGCGTCTGCGGACGGCCTTCCACGGCATTGCCGAGGCCGAGCCGAAGCGCTGCCGCGTCATCGACGCGGATCTCGGACCCGATGCGGTCGAGGCCGCCATCGCCGCCGCCATCGCCGCCCGGTGGCCGGATCTGCTGCCAGCCGCGGGAGAAGGGCAGGGGGAAGTGGGTAAGGAGCGGGAAGGACAAGGTCATGCGGCCTGATTCCGCCCGGACCGCCCGCGACGCCCGCACCGAGGCCGAGGCAGGCGATCTCGCCCACGTCCCGCGCCCGCGCGAGCAGAACCGCCTCCTTGGGCACGCTCACGCGGAGGCCGCCTTCGCGGGGGCGCTCGCCGTGGGCCGGCTCCATCATGCGTGGCTGATCGGTGGTCCCACCGGCATCGGCAAGGCGACGCTGGCCTACCGGGTCGCGCGCCGGCTCGTGGCCGACCCGCGCACGCTCCCCTCCCCCGATTCCCTCGACGTACCAGAGGACCACCCGGCCGCGCGGCAGGTGACGGCCCTTTCGCACCCGAATCTGGTGGCGCTGCGCCGGGTCCAGGCGCCGGGCGCCAAGACGCTGCCGACCCGCATCTCGGTCGATGCCGCCCGCGAGGCGCTCGCTCTGTTCGGGGCCACCGCGGGCGGGGAGGGCGGCTGGCGCGTCTGCATCGTCGACAGCGCCGAGGATCTGAACGCCAACAGCGCCAACGCGCTCCTGAAGATGATCGAGGAGCCGCCGCCGCGCGCCATCTTCCTCATTGTCTCCCACGCGCCGGGCCGCCTGCTGCCGACGATCCGCTCGCGCTGCCGGGCACTGGCGCTGCGTGCGCTGCCCGAGGCGGACGTGCGCGCGGTGATCGAGGGGTTTCCGGCGCCCTTCCCCCGGCCCGAGCCGGCGGCTCTGGCGCGCGCCGTCTCCCTCTGCGAAGGCTCGGTCGCCCGCGCGGTGGCGCTCCTCGACCCCGCCACCGCCGCGGTCGAGGCCGAGGTTTCGGCTCTTCTCGCCGGGCTGCCCGAGCCGGACGGGCGGCGCGTGCTCAAGCTCGCCGAAACGCTCGCCGGCCGCGACGCCGAACCCTTGCTCGCCACGGTGCTCGATGCGATGCAGCGCCACGTCGCCGCCGAGATCGACCGGCGCAAGGGGGAGGGCCCGGCCTCTCTGCTGGCCCTGGTCGAGGCCGCCGAGCGCATCGCGTCCACGGCCCGCGAGGCAGCGATCTACAATCTCGACCGCCGGCCGCTGGTGCTCGCGGCCTTCCGGGAGTTGTCGGGCGCAACGCGGAGTCCGTCGCCGTCTTGATGAGCTGAAAAGGGCGCCTGCCGACTCGAGCGCAGGTCGTTAGATCAAAGCACCGATGAGGGTGGTGGCACCGATCAGGGCCACGCAGGCGCCGATTTGCACAAAACGAAAGATCTCGGCGGGCGGACGGCGGTTGTCGTTCGCGGCACGGCGGCATGAGCGCAGCATGTAAAGGTCAAGATTCGGCTCAGGGAGCTCGATCCACTGCTCCTCGGTCTGGCGAAGCTTGGCGACTGACATGCAAACCGTCCTCGAAGTCGTCGGCGAGGGTGAACCGACGCTTGTGGCCTACGCTGGGATCTTACCGGCCGGTCGCAGCGCTGCCGAGGATTAACCCGATGATCCCGGCCGTGTCCATGCAGAATAAAGCGAATTACTGAGCATTATAGCACCATAATGCAAAATGCTCGGGTCTCAGGACTCGCAGTGCCCGACACATGCGTCCAGCGAATATCTGGCATTTGGTGCTTGGTATACCAGAGGAGCCTGTTTGGTGGCACATACGCTGCAACGCAACAAACCGCACGGGATGCCCCCCATGATCTCCCTGGCTCTGCTCGCCGCCCTCACTGCCGGTGTCGCCAACATCGCTCTGGTCACCCTGGTGGCCAACCGTTTGGGTCCGAAGGCCGATACCGCTGCTGCGGGCGAGTTCGTGGCTCTCGGCGGGGCCGCGCCTGCTTCCGCGAAGCGCGCTGCCGTCAGGATCGGCAACGAGAACGTCCTGCCCGTCGCCGCCCAGCGCGCCGCCTGAGCGTCCTCGACCCCGCAAGAGCACGTGACGTCAAAGAGCCCTGCCGGGTCCCGGCAGGGCTCTTTTGCGTTCTCAAGGGAGCCCGGCTTCGGGCCGAGCGCCGACGGCGCGATACCCGGCAGGCCGGTTGCGTCGCGGGACGTTGCGCGCCACAAGGCATGACAGTCCGACCCCTGCACCCGGGACAACTTCTGACGTGAGCGCGAGCGAGAAGGCGAACGAGCCCTTCCTCATCACCACGGCGATCTCCTACCCCAACGGCGCGCCGCATATCGGCCACGCCTACGAGGTGATCGCCACCGATGCCATCGCCCGCTTCCACCGCCTCGACGGGCGCGACGTGCTGTTCACTACCGGGACCGACGAGCACGGCCTCAAGATCCAGCAGACGGCGGCCAAAGCCGGCGTGACGCCGCGCGCCTTCGTCGACGACATGGCCGGGCGATTCAAGGCGGTGGCCGACCGGCTCGACTGCACCTACGACCGCTTCATCCGCACCACGGAAAGCCAGCACTACGCCGCAGCCCAGGAGCTGTGGCGGCGGATGGAGGCCAACGGCGACATCTACCTCGCCAAATATGCCGGCTGGTACTCGGTGCGCGACGAGGCCTATTACGACGAGTCGGAGACCGCGCTCGGCCCCGACGGCAACCGCCGCTCGATCAAGACGGACACGCCCGTTGAGTGGATGGAGGAGGAGAACTACCTCTTCCGCCTCTCGAAGTACCAAGAGCCCCTGCTCAAGCTCTATGCGGAGCAGCCGGACTTCCTCAGCCCCGAGACTCGGATGAACGAGGTCGCGAGCTTCGTGCGCTCCGGCCTCAAGGATCTTTCGATCAGCCGCACCACCTTCGACTGGGGCGTGCCGGTGCCGGACCGGCCGGGCCACGTCATGTATGTCTGGGTCGATGCCCTGACCAACTACCTGACGGTGACGGGCTTTCCCGATGCGGGGGCAGCCAACGCCCGGTTCTGGCCGGCGAGCTTGCACATCATCGGCAAAGACATCGTCCGCTTCCACGCGGTCTACTGGCCGGCCTTCCTGATGTCGGCCGGGCTGCCGCTGCCCAAGCGCGTCTTCGGCCACGGCTTCTTTCTCAGCCGCGGCGAGAAGATGTCGAAGTCGCTCGGCAACGTGGTCGATCCGCTCGATCTCGTCGGCACCTACGGCGTCGATCCGGTGCGCTACTTCCTCCTGCGCGAGGCGCCCTTCGGCGGCGACGGCAATTACGACCACGAGGCGATCATCAACCGCATCAACGCGGACCTCGCCAACGACCTCGGCAACCTCGCCCAGCGCTCGCTCTCGATGATC contains:
- a CDS encoding MFS transporter, encoding MITIPRRVTAPGMVLFLLCLMYFITYVDRVNVGTAAPEIKRELGLSNTELGLIFSAFAYPYAVFQIIGGAMADKWGARRTLFICGLIWAAATVATGFVGGVVSLFLARFALGFGEGATFPTATRAMQSWVAKDQRGFAQGITHSFARFGNAITPPMVVLMMAYVGWRGAFVVLGIVSFAWVLVWVFYYRDDPREHKAVTNEDLERLAIHDRTAKPAAKPPVPWRRLIPRMAPVTLTYFCYGWSLWLYLNWLPSFFKDGYGLDIKNSALFASGVFFAGVVGDTLGGVISDRILKKTGDLQKARRNVICFGMLGAAACLAGVFFTKELTLVALLLSGGFFFLELVIGPIWSVPMDIAPQYAGTASGLMNFGSAFAAIVSPLTFGLIVDLTGNWILPFAGSVGLLLLGAGLAFTMHPERPFEDEPAPLTPQVVPAE
- a CDS encoding DUF2339 domain-containing protein; its protein translation is MDDSFFLSAALIVLALALSGPAGLLLALRQRHHIRVLERRLALVEARPIAGAKPIAAPIPAPEPVRPEAAPEAVPPAPSPVSPPAPPRSAVPAVARERPISAPAPSIEERFGTRWTVWVGGLALAFGAVLLVRYSAERGLFGPGVRIAGALALAFGLVGLGEFLRRRLRGSEPVPPIWPDVPAMVTAAGTVGLFGAVYAAHALYGFIGPGLAFAGLAATGLAAMVAALLHGPALAGIGLVGALATPLLVGGGGTSLWPLALYLPVVAGSAYAFAWLKGWRALAVAGGVGAAAWALFLTVLPGESVAVQVHLVLQQALAILVFAVLPGRGVPDEQARLDRFAALALTVTGGVALAVLGLTAHAGGGLGWAAAALAATVLPALAGFIAAPAAAGGVVAALTLAGALVLWPEAAEPLNAPFFFLWSGTDHPGLLLALALAGSLAVAGLGALRLLGASRLPYVTALAFAAGAAGAPLAALALAYLRITGGAVAPDFAAAAGGLAAGFCGLAVLCRRQGDATPSPALDLGLGAFAAAAVASLCLGLVFALAGGSLTPALAGAALATGLIARRLDIPALRWCVAGLAVIVAARLAWDPALIQGGLSDRLILNGLVTAYGLPALCFGLAAWAIRRPDRPADIPEQVAQALSLLLSGLFVFLEIRHTLHGGTLADPGTSVLEQGLTTLTALGFSLVLVRFSGPSASPVIRFGGLAFACLALFQGALGLGLAANPLLTDEPVTGGLILNDAVLAYALPAAAAFALARAARQAGQDVRPVWFVRMAGGLGLALSFLALCLAVRHGFQGERLGLDRETGQAEWYAYSAVWLGLGLVALGYGILRGSATARLASAVLVGLATLKVFLFDLSGLEGPLRALSFLGLGGCLIGIGLVYQRLVFAPAPRPATPDA
- a CDS encoding Crp/Fnr family transcriptional regulator, translating into MATGRLASIPFFKEPGVDLSPFETRCHWRRFDENETLVDYDDISTDVYFLAMGEVRILNRSQSGKEVILGEMRTGAFFGELAALDGIGRSANVTALTRGEVCVVPAPVFRQIVFASEAIADRLFRLLAKRVRELNTRLMEHALLDLRHRLYAELLRLSVPRAGQGSDSVGERVVTPPPYHHVLAARIGCRREQVTREFTVMAGEGLIDRTRGALVIRRPDLLEARVQEALREDA
- a CDS encoding ABC transporter ATP-binding protein; translation: MHASTPLPNQRLRLERVTKRFSAQTAVDAVSLDLAEGEFFCLLGPSGCGKSTLLRMVAGFETPDSGTIRLGETDLTALPPHRRPVNMMFQSYALFPHMSVAANLAYGLKGLGLSRAQAAGRVKDLLRLVRLEGFEGRRPDTLSGGQRQRVALARALAREPRLLLLDEPLGALDRALREETQAELRAIQRRLGTSFIVVTHDAAEAMALADRIGVMERGRLVQVGPARALYERPASRYVAGLLGDVNLIDGRLGRAEPGRIRSVETALGILRASGEGEAGNAVVIAVRPERLIVRGEGASDGLSGLLSEATFLGDRIRYRVEMANGTTLRASAALPAPGPIPAVGKTVTLEVPAESAWILPA
- a CDS encoding ABC transporter permease, yielding MSEFSQRLGRGLVRGLPLLWLALFFLVPFAVTLKISFSSPATAQPPYLPVLEWDGGLEGWREFFEALDFQNYQMIAADALYRDAALSSLGYAALATAILVLIGTPTAYAMARASARWQPILVALVIVPFWTSFLIRVYAWIAILKPEGLLNAALLKLGLIAAPLPILDSPFGVLIGLAYAYLPFMVLPLYAVMSRLDPALTEAAADLGASRARAFFTVTLPLSLPGLAAGALLCFIPMVGEFIIPDLLGGSDTLMLGRVLWSEFFSNRDWPLASAVAVILLILVVGPVVLFREAELRREEAAEGGRR
- a CDS encoding ABC transporter permease, with amino-acid sequence MSLFARTALALALAFLYAPILVLVAYSFNDSKLVTVWGGFSTRWYGVLFRDGPLIASALVSLKVAVLSAAIAGVLGTCAALALDRHGRFFGRGAYTGLLYAPMVMPEVITGLSLLLLFVGIGLDRGIATLVIAHATFATGFVAVVVGARLKGLDRSLEEAAADLGAGPARVFLSITLPLIAPSVAAGFLLAFTLSLDDLVIASFVSGPGATTLPMRIYSQVRLGVNPEINAASTLMIAAVGLVVLGASWLTGRKGTAV